Below is a window of Pseudarthrobacter equi DNA.
AGCCCACGCCGTCGTTGATGTTGAGCCCGTCCGGGTCCGCACCGATGACGATGACGTCCGCGCCGGCGTCCTTGAAGACCTGCGGCGAGCAGCCGCTGGCAGCGCCGTGGGCGCAGTCCAGGACCACGGTGAGGCCCTCGAGTCGGTGCGGGAGGGTGCTGAGGAGGTGGACGACGTAGCGGTCCTCGGCGTCGGAGAAGCGCTGGATGCGTCCGACGTCGGGACCGATGGGGCGGACGGCCTCGTTGTGCATCTGGGCCTCGATGGCGTCTTCGACGTCGTCGGGGAGTTTCTGGCCGCCCCTGGCGAAGAACTTGATGCCGTTGTCCGGCGCCGGGTTGTGGGAGGCGGAGATCATGACGCCGAAATCGGCTTCAAGGTCTGCCACCAGGTACGCGGCGGCCGGGGTGGGAAGGACGCCGGCGTCGTAGACGTCGATGCCCGAACTGGACAGCCCGGCCTCCACCGCGGCGGCGATGAATTCCCCGCTGGCGCGCGGATCACGGGCCACCACGGCGCGGGGCCGGGAGCCGTTGGAGTTGCGGTCGTGGCCAAGTACGACGGCGGCCGCCTGGGCCAGCTGCAGGGCCAGCTCCGCTGTCAGCAGGCCGTTGGCCAGCCCCCGGACACCATCAGTTCCAAATAATCTAGACACCGGTCAAGTGTATGGGATGGCGGTGGCGGCACCTGCGTAGGCGGCCTCGGAAGAGCCAGTTCTACCTGTTGGGTACCTGCCTTCCGATGGGCGTAATCACTGGGACTACTTGGTTCCTTTCGCTGCTACCTGTCTTCAGCAAAAACCCTCGCCACGCCCAATTAGCGGCCCCTACGATCCATTCATGACACCTAGCTATGGGGGCTTGGCGCTCGAAATTGTAGTACCGGTCTACAACGAAGAAGCGGTACTCGAAAGCAGCATCACAAGGCTCGCCGAATACTTGACGAATGAAATGCCGTCGACGTGGAGAATCACCATCGCCGATAATGCAAGCACCGACCGGACGCCGGTGATTGCCGCTCGACTCAGCGAGCATTTGGAGAACGTCGGTTACCGCCGGCTTGAAGCTAAAGGGCGCGGACTGGCACTGAGAGATGCCTGGAGCGCCTCGGAAGCCAAAGTGCTCGCATACCTTGATGTGGACCTCTCAACCGACTTGGCCGCGCTTCCGCCGCTGGTGGCACCCCTGTTGTCCGGGCACTCCGATATCTCTATTGGTACGCGACTGGGCCAGAGTTCGAGGGTGAGCCGTGGCCCAAAGCGCGAATTCATTTCCCGTTCCTACAACTTCCTGCTGCGGCGAACAATGCAGGTTCGTTTTTCGGACGCGCAGTGCGGGTTCAAGGCAATTCGGGCTGATGTGGCCAAACGCCTGCTCCCCCATGTGGAGGATAACGGCTGGTTTTTCGACACCGAGTTGCTGATCATTGCTGAGCGCTCCGTACTCCGCATCCACGAAATTCCCGTTGACTGGGTTGATGACCCGGACAGCCGGGTGGATATCAAGCAGACTGCTTTTGACGATCTGCGCGGAATGGTGCGGGTGGCCGGATCCCTGGTTAAAGGTGCGATTCCCGTGCAGGCCATCTATGCCGAGCTCGGACGCCGGCCGATCGTCCCTTTGGGCCGGCCAAGCTTTTTCGGCCAAGTTCTCCGCTTTGGACTTGTAGGGGTTGCTTCGACCCTGGCCTTCGCGCTGCTCTACCTGGTACTGCAGGACCCTTTTGGTGCACAGGAAGCCAATTTCCTTGCGCTGCTGCTGACCGCCGTCGGCAACACGGCGGCCAATAGGCGCTTCACCTTCGGTATCAGCGGACCGGCCAAACTCTTCACCCAGCAGTTTCAAGGGCTGATAGTCTTCCTGCTCGCCTGGAGCATTACGTCTTCATCGCTGCTGACGCTCCACGCACTGCATCCCGATGCCGCGCCTAACGTGGAGTTGTTGATTCTCACGGCCGCAAATGTTCTGGCCACCATGATGCGTTTTGTTCTACTTCGTCTGTGGGTGTTCCGAAGCAACCACAACCACGTGATCTCCGGGCAGTCCTTCGGCGGCAAAGTTGCAGCTAGTGGGAATGTCCTGTGAGTGGGCTGCTGTCACACTCCGGACGTGGGATTGAAAACAGGGCAGATTTCGTGACCGGGAAGCTGGAACGAGTTGTTCCAACTTTCTGGAGGCGCCTCATATGGGGGAACAACCAAGAGCGGACGTGGGAACGTCCCGCGCTCGTGTTCCTGCTTATTGGGACGTCGTTTATCTACTTGTGGGCGCTCGATTCCAACGGTTGGGCTAATCCCTACTATTCAGCAGCTGCCCAGGCGGGAAGTCAGGATTGGAAAGCCTTCTTTTTCGGATCATTCGAGGGAGGGAACCTGATAACGGTGGACAAGACACCATTGAGCATTTGGGTCATGTCCCTTTCGGTGCGATTATTTGGCTTGAGTAGCTGGAGTCTTCTCGCGCCCCAAGCCCTGATGGGCGTCTTATCCACTGGCTTTCTCTACGGCATCGTTCGTCGTGGTTTCGGCCCGAGGACGTCACTGTTTGCAGCAGCAGCATATGCGAGTACTCCGGTAGTAGTGCTGATGTCGCGTTTCAACAATCCAGAACCACTCATGGGCTTTCTTACCATCGTTTCAGTTTGGACTGCACTAAAAGCAATGGAGTCGGGGCGGCTAAGGACCTTTGCATTGGCAGGATCCCTGCTGGGACTGGCTTTCATGGCCAAACAGGTACAGGCACTTTTGGTTGTTCCCTCGCTGGCCGTGTCTGTACTGGCGTTCAGCACCGGCAGTCTGTTCGCCAGGACCCGTCAGTTGTTGGTGTCGGCAACCGCCCTCATCGTGGCGGGGGGCGCCTGGCTACTCGCGGTAGAGGTCATCCCATCATCCGCGCGTCCCTATATTGGTGGTTCGGTCACAAACAGCGCCATCGAGCTGAGTCTGGACTACAACGGTCTTGCACGGTTTGTTCATATACCGATCAATTCCGAGGGTAATCGAGCCACAACCAAGGACGATGTTTCTCCCCACAGTGATGGCTTCACCCGAATCTTCAACGGCAATTTTGCACCCGAAATCGCTTGGATCTTGTTTGCGGGCGTGGTGTGCTGCCTAATTCTGGTTGTCCTCGGCAGGACTATGAACTTTTCCCTGCAGCAGCGCAATATTACAGCCATCGCGACAACATGGTTTCTCACGGCGTTCCTTGTTCTTTGCTTCATGGGAACCATGATTCACACCTACTACACCTATTCCCTAGCCGCACCGCTAGCAGTAGTCCTAGCAGTCGGGTTCTCATGCCTGTGGCGGGTCAGACAGCGACTGATACTGAGGACTCTCGGTGCAGTTCTGGTGGTTTCGAGCAGCTACATGACAATCAGGATCATGGAGTACGGCAAGGACTGGCCCGCTTGGATGGCGCCGACGATCATGCTACTGGGCGCAATTGCTGCAGTCTTTTGGCTGCTCGCTGCTACTCGAGGCCCGATACCAACAATGGGTGCCCTCGTTTTGGGGGCGGTCCTCCTTGGCGCGCCTTTGGCAGCTGATATGTTCACCCTCTCAACACCGCAGCATGGCACAAATCCACTTTCCGGACCGACGGGAAATGACCCCATGTCCATGTCACGCCTTATCCTCGCAATCAAGGATGGTAAGCCGCCATGGGCGCAGCAGACGGCGCTTGGGGCGGAGCCTTCGAACAAGGTAGTGAACCTACTTCACAACGAGACTTTGCAGCAGACCTGGGGCGCTGCCACATACTCTGCGCAGAATGCGGCCTTATACCAACTGGAGTCACTCCGACCCGTAATACCTTTAGGAGGTTGGCTTGGAACGGATCCCGCTCCTACTCTGGCAGAATTCCAATCCCTTGTCGCCCAGCACCGCATCGGCTTCTTTATATGGCAACAGGACCTTTTAGACCGAGGTGAACTCAGCGCTGAAACCATCAGCATCTCCGATTGGGTCCGGGAAAACTTTCAGGAGCAGGTGATTGACGGTGTCCACCTTTACGACCTTCGAGGCTGACAATCAAAAAATCCCTCTAGCCACCGCGGAGCTCGTCAGGGCACGGATATGCCTTGCCGGCATGCGCCTTTGGCGGGGGCAATTAGAAGATCCTCGCTGGGAACGACCTGCGCTTCTGCTTATTCTGGCAATGAATGCAACGCTCTACTGCTGGAATCTGAGCATTAATGGCTGGGCGAACTACTTCTACAGTGCCGGAGTGCAGTCGGGAACGATGGATCCTAAGGCACTATTCTTCGGATCCTCTGACTGGGGTAATTCTATTACCGTGGACAAACCGCCATTAAGCCTTTGGATAATGGGCTTGTCAGTCCGTCTCCTTGGCCTAAATTCCGTGGGAATCCTACTTCCCCAGGCTTTGATGGGTGTTGTAACAACCTTTCTAATATACGCTATTCTTCACCGTACGGTCTCCAGTATTGCCCGCCTTTTAGGGGCGGTCATATTCTTCACAACGCCGATCATTACCCTGATGTCTCGCTACAACAATCCAGACCCTCTGATGCTGTTACTCATGGTCGGCGCCCTGTGGTTCACAGTTCGAGCCATAGAGACGGGCCGCGGGAGGATGCTCGTTGCAACAGGAGCATTGCTGGGCTTGGCATTCATGACCAAGCAGTTGCAAGGTCTGCTCAGCCTCCCAGCGCTCGGGATATCTTTTCTACTCTTCAGTGGCCAAAGGTGGCCCAAACGTATCCTCACAGCTGCATGTGCGGGAGTCGTTCTGGTTGTATCTGGAGGGCTATGGATGACGATGGTCGACCTGACACCCGCGAACCATAGACCATATGTAGGCGGGTCGGTCAACAACAGCGTTTTAGATCTAACGTTCGGCTACAACGGCATCGATCGGATAGCTACCGGGGGCGAAATCACGAACGCCATGCAGGTGCCGGATCAATATCGAACGAGTCCAAGCGACGCCGGCCTATTTAGGCTATTGAATGCCAACTACAACCAAGAAAGTTCCTGGCTTCTTTTCGCAGCCATGTTGGCGATTCTACTGCTCGGTGCGGCGTGGAAAAATTTGCCAAATGCCCCTGCGTTACGCTTCTTGGTTGTGGCCTCTTGCACGTGGCTGCTCACCGCCTTTCTTCTTCTTAGCTTCATGGGGAACCAGATTCACACGTACTACACCGCAGCGCTGGGGCCACCGCTCGCACTTGTACTCGGGCTGACGGTCGAAGTAGTAGTTTGCCAGAGGCACCGAATAGGGATTCGCCTATCCGGCACTGTCATAGCACTGGCTGCCCTGGTGTCAACATGGCTGATAATTTCGGGAACGACGCTCTGGCCCGAATGGCTATCTACGGCCGCCCTGCTCATCGGCATACTGGCGCTCTCGGCCTTAGCTGTGAATGCACCCAGTCCAAAGATTCATGTTGGCGCTGCAATGCTCTTGGCGGTAGCGCTTCTTTCCGGGCCCGCTCTAACCTCCATGCATAACGTAACTGTTGGATTTACAGGCTCAAACCCACTTTCTGGAGGGTTGTCTAGAAACCCTGCCGGCATAAGTCACCTCTTGCAAGCGCTGCGCAACAATGAGATGCCGTGGGGTCATGACATTGCCTTCGGTCGAGCTCCTGACATAGAGCTGGTTGAAACTGTCGCGAACGCGAAAGGCTGTACGTGGGCAGCTGCAACATACGCGAGTCAAACGTCAGCACGACTTCAATTGGCTTCCAATCGGCCTGTCATGCCTCTGGGAGGATTTGCCGGCAGCGATCCCTCGCCATCACTTGACGAGTTCAAGCGGAAGGTGGCCGACGGGCAAATTTGCTACTACGTGGAACAGCAAGCCTTCTTGGAAGTCCAGGGCCCGGATTCTATTGCAGTAGCGATTTCCGATTGGGTGCACAGCAATTTTCAATCGCAATTACTCGGAAGTACCACAGTTTTCCGTCTCGTGAAGGACTCATAACAGCACAGAAGCCCGCCCCGCCGAAAGGCGGGACGGGCTTCTTTATAAGCGGATTTAGCGCTTGGAGTACTGCTGAGCCTTGCGGGCCTTCTTGAGACCGGCCTTCTTACGCTCGATGACACGAGCGTCGCGGGACAGGTAACCGGCCTTCTTCAGGGTGGCGCGGTTGTTCTCGACGTCGATCTCGTTCAGCGAACGGGCGATGCCGAGGCGCAGGGCACCGGCCTGGCCGGAGATGCCGCCGCCGTGGATGCGGGCGATGACGTCGTAGGCGCCTTCGAGATCAAGGATCTTGAGGGGCTCGTTGACGTCCTGCTGGTGCAGCTTGTTCGGGAAGTAGTTGTCCAGCGCGCGGCCGTTGATGGTCCACTTGCCGGAGCCCGGAACGACGCGAACGCGTGCAACGGCTTCCTTGCGACGGCCAACTGCTGCGCCGGCAACGGTCAGTGCCGGGCGCTCCTTCTTGGGAGCGGCTTCTGCAGCCGAGCTCTCAGAGGTGTAGCTGGTGGGGGTTTCCTCAGCCTCAACGGCTTCGGTGGTCAGTTCTTCGTTCTGAGCCACGATTCTCCTTGTATTAAGTAAGTTGTTTGGTGGCCAGGACTACTGGGCGACCTGGGTGATTTCGAAAGTCTTGGGCTGCTGTGCGGCGTGGGGGTGCTCAGCACCGCGGTACACCTTCAGCTTGCCCAGCTGCTGTGCAGCGAGGGAGTTCTTGGGGAGCATGCCCTTGATGGCCTTCTCAACGGCGCGGACCGGGTTGGATTCCAGCAGTTCCGCGTAGTTGACGGAGGTCAGGCCGCCCGGGTAGCCGGAGTGGCGGTATGCGCGCTTCTGCTCCAGCTTGGCGCCGGTCAGGGCTACCTTCTCAGCGTTGATGATGATGACGAAGTCGCCCATGTCCATGTGGGACGCAAAGGTGGCCTTGTGCTTGCCGCGCAGCAGGATTGCGGTCTGGCTGGCAAGACGACCAAGGACAACGTCGGTGGCGTCAATGACGTGCCATTGGCGGTTGATATCGCCGGGCTTCGGGGTGTACGTACGCACGGTGTTTGCCTCGTTCTTGTTCTGGCGTTCTTTGTTTAGGCGCCACTCAGGGGTGAGCACCTACTTCCTGCGCGCTACCGGAACAGAGGTGAGGGCTCTATGTAACCAGTCATCCTGAGGTTCCGAATGTGCACGTTGAGTAGCTATCCTGCAACCGGATTCTCAAGCGGGCACGCACCATCGGAATAGGACACGCACAACGACTTACAAGATTAGCGTGTCAGGGGCTCCAGGGTCAAAATGAGGTAGCCGCAGGCCATCACAGCGCCGGCGGCAGGATGAGCGCAGGGGGTCGCGGTGTTTACAGAAGGTGCTGGCGTTGGCGCCGGATGGGCTTTCGTGATGGGCGCAGCTGTCTTGGGGGCCGCACTCTCCCCTGCCGCCGAGGTCCTGATTGCCAGGCTCCTTCCCCGCCTGGGCGGGGTATCCTCGCCGTCGATAAGGATCACGACGGCGGCCCTCACGGGATTTATATGCGTTGCCTTTGCGCTGCGGTTTGGAGTTTCCTGGACCTTGCCGGCATTTCTATTTCTGGCCGCGCTCGGCGTTCAGTTGGCCAGGATTGACTTCTCGCTCCACCTACTGCCGAATCCCCTTGTATTAGTGCTCTTGGCCGGGGGAATTGTTCTCCTACTGGCGCCAACCGCATTTAATCAGCATGCTGACAATATGCTTCGAGCGCTGCTCGGCATGGTCATTTTGTTCGCT
It encodes the following:
- a CDS encoding bifunctional glycosyltransferase family 2/GtrA family protein, translating into MTPSYGGLALEIVVPVYNEEAVLESSITRLAEYLTNEMPSTWRITIADNASTDRTPVIAARLSEHLENVGYRRLEAKGRGLALRDAWSASEAKVLAYLDVDLSTDLAALPPLVAPLLSGHSDISIGTRLGQSSRVSRGPKREFISRSYNFLLRRTMQVRFSDAQCGFKAIRADVAKRLLPHVEDNGWFFDTELLIIAERSVLRIHEIPVDWVDDPDSRVDIKQTAFDDLRGMVRVAGSLVKGAIPVQAIYAELGRRPIVPLGRPSFFGQVLRFGLVGVASTLAFALLYLVLQDPFGAQEANFLALLLTAVGNTAANRRFTFGISGPAKLFTQQFQGLIVFLLAWSITSSSLLTLHALHPDAAPNVELLILTAANVLATMMRFVLLRLWVFRSNHNHVISGQSFGGKVAASGNVL
- a CDS encoding ArnT family glycosyltransferase, giving the protein MTGKLERVVPTFWRRLIWGNNQERTWERPALVFLLIGTSFIYLWALDSNGWANPYYSAAAQAGSQDWKAFFFGSFEGGNLITVDKTPLSIWVMSLSVRLFGLSSWSLLAPQALMGVLSTGFLYGIVRRGFGPRTSLFAAAAYASTPVVVLMSRFNNPEPLMGFLTIVSVWTALKAMESGRLRTFALAGSLLGLAFMAKQVQALLVVPSLAVSVLAFSTGSLFARTRQLLVSATALIVAGGAWLLAVEVIPSSARPYIGGSVTNSAIELSLDYNGLARFVHIPINSEGNRATTKDDVSPHSDGFTRIFNGNFAPEIAWILFAGVVCCLILVVLGRTMNFSLQQRNITAIATTWFLTAFLVLCFMGTMIHTYYTYSLAAPLAVVLAVGFSCLWRVRQRLILRTLGAVLVVSSSYMTIRIMEYGKDWPAWMAPTIMLLGAIAAVFWLLAATRGPIPTMGALVLGAVLLGAPLAADMFTLSTPQHGTNPLSGPTGNDPMSMSRLILAIKDGKPPWAQQTALGAEPSNKVVNLLHNETLQQTWGAATYSAQNAALYQLESLRPVIPLGGWLGTDPAPTLAEFQSLVAQHRIGFFIWQQDLLDRGELSAETISISDWVRENFQEQVIDGVHLYDLRG
- a CDS encoding glycosyltransferase family 39 protein; the encoded protein is MSTFTTFEADNQKIPLATAELVRARICLAGMRLWRGQLEDPRWERPALLLILAMNATLYCWNLSINGWANYFYSAGVQSGTMDPKALFFGSSDWGNSITVDKPPLSLWIMGLSVRLLGLNSVGILLPQALMGVVTTFLIYAILHRTVSSIARLLGAVIFFTTPIITLMSRYNNPDPLMLLLMVGALWFTVRAIETGRGRMLVATGALLGLAFMTKQLQGLLSLPALGISFLLFSGQRWPKRILTAACAGVVLVVSGGLWMTMVDLTPANHRPYVGGSVNNSVLDLTFGYNGIDRIATGGEITNAMQVPDQYRTSPSDAGLFRLLNANYNQESSWLLFAAMLAILLLGAAWKNLPNAPALRFLVVASCTWLLTAFLLLSFMGNQIHTYYTAALGPPLALVLGLTVEVVVCQRHRIGIRLSGTVIALAALVSTWLIISGTTLWPEWLSTAALLIGILALSALAVNAPSPKIHVGAAMLLAVALLSGPALTSMHNVTVGFTGSNPLSGGLSRNPAGISHLLQALRNNEMPWGHDIAFGRAPDIELVETVANAKGCTWAAATYASQTSARLQLASNRPVMPLGGFAGSDPSPSLDEFKRKVADGQICYYVEQQAFLEVQGPDSIAVAISDWVHSNFQSQLLGSTTVFRLVKDS
- the rpsI gene encoding 30S ribosomal protein S9, whose translation is MAQNEELTTEAVEAEETPTSYTSESSAAEAAPKKERPALTVAGAAVGRRKEAVARVRVVPGSGKWTINGRALDNYFPNKLHQQDVNEPLKILDLEGAYDVIARIHGGGISGQAGALRLGIARSLNEIDVENNRATLKKAGYLSRDARVIERKKAGLKKARKAQQYSKR
- the rplM gene encoding 50S ribosomal protein L13, producing the protein MRTYTPKPGDINRQWHVIDATDVVLGRLASQTAILLRGKHKATFASHMDMGDFVIIINAEKVALTGAKLEQKRAYRHSGYPGGLTSVNYAELLESNPVRAVEKAIKGMLPKNSLAAQQLGKLKVYRGAEHPHAAQQPKTFEITQVAQ
- a CDS encoding prepilin peptidase — protein: MGAAVLGAALSPAAEVLIARLLPRLGGVSSPSIRITTAALTGFICVAFALRFGVSWTLPAFLFLAALGVQLARIDFSLHLLPNPLVLVLLAGGIVLLLAPTAFNQHADNMLRALLGMVILFAGYLILGLISPGAIGMGDIKLAAPVGLYLGYLGWPHLLYGGLLGFILNGVVTIAVVAQKGRKDATEVAHGPSMLGSVLAISLLVR